A portion of the Homo sapiens chromosome 16, GRCh38.p14 Primary Assembly genome contains these proteins:
- the ADAT1 gene encoding tRNA-specific adenosine deaminase 1 isoform d (isoform d is encoded by transcript variant 7) — protein MLEFEDQPCCPVFRNWAHNSSVEASSNLEAPGNERKCEDPDSPVTKKMRLEPGTAAREVTNGAAHHQSFGKQKSGPISPGIHSCDLTVEGLATVTRIAPGSAKVIDVYRTGAKCVPGEAGDSGKPGAAFHQVGLLRVKPGRGDRTRSMSCSDKMARWNVLGCQGALLMHLLEEPIYLSAVVIGKCPYSQEAMQRALIGRSQISKVELFRSFQKLLSRIARDKWPHSLRVQKLDTYQEYKEAASSYQEAWSTLRKQVFGSWIRNPPDYHQFK, from the exons ATGCTTGAGTTTGAAGATCAGCCTTGCTGTCCTGTCTTCAGAAATTGGGCCCACAACTCATCAGTAGAAGCCAGTAGTAACCTGGAAGCtcctggaaatgaaagaaaatgtgaagacCCTGACAGTCCTGTAACCAAAAAGATGAGGCTTGAGCCTGGGACTGCAGCCAGGGAGGTCACCAACGGAGCAGCTCACCATCAGAGTTTTGGCAAGCAGAAAAGTGGCCCAATCTCACCAGGCATCCACAGCTGTGATCTCACTGTAGAGGGACTGGCTACTGTCACCAGAATAGCCCCTGGTAGTGCCAAAGTGATAGACGTTTATAGAACTGGAGCCAAGTGTGTACCTGGAGAAGCTGGAGACTCCGGAAAGCCGGGTGCTGCGTTTCACCAGGTGGGGCTGCTCCGAGTGAAGCCAGGCCGTGGAGACAGAACACGCTCCATGTCCTGTAGTGACAAGATGGCCCGATGGAACGTCCTCGGATGCCAAGGGGCACTGTTGATGCACTTGCTGGAAGAGCCCATCTACCTGTCAGCTGTGGTCATTGGGAAGTGCCCATACAGCCAGGAAGCCATGCAGAGAGCACTGATTGGAAG ATCCCAAATCAGCAAAGTGGAACTCTTCAGATCATTCCAGAAGCTGCTAAGCAGAATTGCAAGGGACAAGTGGCCACACTCCCTCAG GGTGCAGAAGCTGGATACCTACCAGGAGTACAAGGAGGCTGCGTCCTCTTACCAGGAAGCCTGGAGCACACTCCGGAAGCAGGTGTTTGGATCCTGGATCAGAAACCCACCGGATTATCACCAGTTCAAGTGA
- the ADAT1 gene encoding tRNA-specific adenosine deaminase 1 isoform b (isoform b is encoded by transcript variant 2), translating to MLEFEDQPCCPVFRNWAHNSSVEASSNLEAPGNERKCEDPDSPVTKKMRLEPGTAAREVTNGAAHHQSFGKQKSGPISPGIHSCDLTVEGLATVTRIAPGSAKVIDVYRTGAKCVPGEAGDSGKPGAAFHQVGLLRVKPGRGDRTRSMSCSDKMARWNVLGCQGALLMHLLEEPIYLSAVVIGKCPYSQEAMQRALIGRCQNVSALPKGFGVQELKILQSDLLFEQSRSAVQAKRADSPGRLVPCGAAISWSAVPEQPLDVTANGFPQGTTKKTIGSLQARSQISKVELFRSFQKLLSRIARDKWPHSLRVQKLDTYQEYKEAASSYQEAWSTLRKQVFGSWIRNPPDYHQFK from the exons ATGCTTGAGTTTGAAGATCAGCCTTGCTGTCCTGTCTTCAGAAATTGGGCCCACAACTCATCAGTAGAAGCCAGTAGTAACCTGGAAGCtcctggaaatgaaagaaaatgtgaagacCCTGACAGTCCTGTAACCAAAAAGATGAGGCTTGAGCCTGGGACTGCAGCCAGGGAGGTCACCAACGGAGCAGCTCACCATCAGAGTTTTGGCAAGCAGAAAAGTGGCCCAATCTCACCAGGCATCCACAGCTGTGATCTCACTGTAGAGGGACTGGCTACTGTCACCAGAATAGCCCCTGGTAGTGCCAAAGTGATAGACGTTTATAGAACTGGAGCCAAGTGTGTACCTGGAGAAGCTGGAGACTCCGGAAAGCCGGGTGCTGCGTTTCACCAGGTGGGGCTGCTCCGAGTGAAGCCAGGCCGTGGAGACAGAACACGCTCCATGTCCTGTAGTGACAAGATGGCCCGATGGAACGTCCTCGGATGCCAAGGGGCACTGTTGATGCACTTGCTGGAAGAGCCCATCTACCTGTCAGCTGTGGTCATTGGGAAGTGCCCATACAGCCAGGAAGCCATGCAGAGAGCACTGATTGGAAG GTGTCAGAATGTGTCTGCTTTACCAAAAGGCTTCGGAGTTCAAGAATTAAAAATACTGCAGTCAGATTTACTATTTGAACAGAGCCGCAGTGCGGTGCAGGCAAAAAGGGCTGATAGCCCAGGTCGACTTGTTCCTTGTGGGGCAG CCatcagctggagtgcagttccTGAGCAGCCTTTGGATGTTACTGCCAATGGCTTTCCACAgggaacaacaaagaaaacaattggAAGCCTTCAGGCAAG ATCCCAAATCAGCAAAGTGGAACTCTTCAGATCATTCCAGAAGCTGCTAAGCAGAATTGCAAGGGACAAGTGGCCACACTCCCTCAG GGTGCAGAAGCTGGATACCTACCAGGAGTACAAGGAGGCTGCGTCCTCTTACCAGGAAGCCTGGAGCACACTCCGGAAGCAGGTGTTTGGATCCTGGATCAGAAACCCACCGGATTATCACCAGTTCAAGTGA